One genomic region from Leptolyngbyaceae cyanobacterium JSC-12 encodes:
- a CDS encoding putative transcriptional regulator (IMG reference gene:2510096455~PFAM: CBS domain), producing MPKTVADVMTRDPITARPDTPLDEVIKTLAAKRISGLPVVNEDGKLVGIISETDLMWRESGVTPPPYIMLLDSVIYLENPAKYERELHKALGSTVKDVMTDRHVVTIAPDKSLRDAAQLMHERGVHRLPVLDKEERVIGILTRGDIIRVMAAEQGE from the coding sequence ATGCCCAAAACAGTTGCGGATGTCATGACTCGTGATCCAATCACGGCACGACCCGATACCCCACTGGATGAGGTGATCAAAACATTAGCTGCAAAGCGTATTAGTGGTTTGCCAGTGGTCAATGAGGATGGCAAGCTGGTAGGCATCATTTCAGAAACTGATTTGATGTGGCGAGAAAGTGGTGTGACGCCACCACCATACATCATGCTGCTTGATAGCGTGATTTATCTGGAAAATCCTGCCAAATATGAACGGGAATTGCACAAAGCCCTTGGCTCCACGGTTAAAGACGTTATGACTGATCGCCATGTGGTAACAATTGCTCCAGACAAATCACTACGAGATGCTGCCCAACTAATGCATGAACGGGGAGTGCATCGCTTGCCAGTTTTAGATAAAGAGGAACGGGTCATTGGCATTTTGACTCGGGGCGATATCATTCGAGTCATGGCAGCAGAGCAAGGTGAATGA
- a CDS encoding HEAT-like repeat protein (IMG reference gene:2510096456~PFAM: PBS lyase HEAT-like repeat; HEAT repeat), with amino-acid sequence MSITPESVGILLNSADMGDRLRAVNQIRTLDRTVAFDMLQQAIGDPNPRVRYAAVSQLSSLGNQNREKALMLLRDRLKDSEPDVQAAAADSIGALQLTEAFDELYALYRSSSEWLVRFSIVAALGELGDSRSFEILEDAIQSPNELMQMAAIGSLGELGDPRAINLLAPHVQNQDWQVRYRVAQALSRLKDPQAQRLLKTLAQDPVEQVAQEAQASLQNR; translated from the coding sequence ATGAGCATTACGCCTGAATCGGTTGGAATACTTCTAAATTCTGCAGACATGGGCGATCGCCTGCGGGCAGTGAATCAAATTCGGACGCTGGATCGCACGGTTGCGTTTGACATGCTTCAACAAGCAATTGGAGACCCGAATCCGCGAGTGCGATATGCAGCGGTGAGTCAGTTATCATCTCTGGGGAATCAAAATCGGGAGAAAGCGCTCATGTTACTGCGCGATCGCCTTAAGGATTCTGAACCGGATGTCCAGGCGGCGGCGGCTGACTCCATCGGTGCCCTGCAACTTACCGAAGCCTTTGATGAACTCTACGCTCTTTACCGCTCCTCTTCTGAATGGCTGGTGAGATTCAGCATTGTTGCTGCCTTGGGTGAACTGGGTGACAGCCGTAGCTTTGAGATTTTGGAAGATGCAATTCAATCGCCTAACGAGTTGATGCAAATGGCAGCGATCGGCTCTCTCGGTGAACTGGGAGATCCTCGCGCCATCAACTTGTTAGCACCTCATGTGCAAAATCAAGATTGGCAGGTGCGCTATCGGGTGGCTCAGGCACTTTCCCGCTTAAAAGATCCCCAGGCGCAAAGGTTGCTGAAAACACTGGCACAAGATCCGGTTGAACAGGTTGCTCAGGAAGCTCAAGCTAGTTTGCAGAACAGATAA
- a CDS encoding putative Zn-dependent protease (IMG reference gene:2510096457~PFAM: Putative neutral zinc metallopeptidase), with translation MFYFNPNYFFFIMIPTLVISGLTQLYLQSTFSKWSQIANSEGVNGMQVARILFNRTALKPIPVEQTSGSLTDHYDPHANVVRLSQPIANQPSVAAMAVTAHELGHVQQYQTGSGLIAMRSALLPALQFSPTISYLAFFAGFMFNIAGLMWIGILFFSLMVLFSILTLPVEFDASRRALILLKEAGLTNTAAEAKGAKAVLTAAALTYVGAAVTSVLQLLYYISLAQQRR, from the coding sequence ATGTTTTATTTCAATCCCAATTACTTCTTTTTCATCATGATCCCGACTTTAGTGATTTCGGGACTGACTCAACTGTATCTCCAAAGTACGTTCTCAAAATGGAGTCAGATTGCTAATAGTGAAGGTGTGAATGGGATGCAAGTGGCTCGCATTTTGTTTAATCGAACTGCTCTGAAACCCATTCCCGTTGAACAAACGTCAGGATCTCTAACCGACCACTACGATCCTCACGCCAACGTGGTACGGCTTTCTCAACCAATCGCGAATCAACCCTCTGTTGCAGCCATGGCCGTCACCGCGCATGAACTGGGGCATGTACAACAATATCAAACTGGGTCTGGATTAATTGCCATGCGTAGCGCTTTACTCCCAGCATTGCAATTTAGCCCCACCATTTCCTATCTGGCATTTTTTGCTGGATTTATGTTTAATATTGCTGGCTTAATGTGGATTGGTATTTTGTTTTTTAGCTTGATGGTGTTGTTTTCAATCCTTACACTTCCAGTTGAATTTGATGCCAGTCGCCGAGCACTGATTCTGTTGAAAGAAGCAGGACTTACCAACACGGCTGCCGAAGCAAAAGGAGCCAAAGCGGTTTTGACGGCGGCCGCACTCACCTATGTCGGAGCAGCAGTGACCTCTGTATTGCAACTGTTGTATTACATTAGTCTGGCACAACAACGACGGTAG
- a CDS encoding hypothetical protein (IMG reference gene:2510096458) produces the protein MAKELILAIFSLLFGACLCFWGYRLFLVMLPIWSFFAGFWLGAKGVNILFGGGFLATATGLTTGLVIGLILAIFSWQFYNLGLAILAAIIGAWLGSNTMIALGFANTHWLTALVALGGALALGILTYVRHWQQFLVMIVSAIAGANAIVLAFLLLNGRVSIEGLRGAGSAIRSVFSDSLIWLVIWLGLAIAGFIVQFRAYRRFTFFKEVFVQYWS, from the coding sequence ATGGCAAAAGAATTGATTCTAGCAATTTTCTCACTCTTATTTGGGGCTTGCCTTTGCTTTTGGGGCTATCGTCTCTTTTTAGTAATGCTGCCTATCTGGTCTTTTTTTGCAGGCTTCTGGCTCGGTGCCAAAGGAGTCAACATTTTGTTTGGGGGTGGCTTTTTGGCAACAGCTACTGGCTTAACTACTGGTTTAGTAATAGGCCTTATTCTGGCAATTTTTTCCTGGCAGTTTTACAACCTGGGTTTAGCAATTTTGGCAGCCATTATTGGTGCCTGGTTAGGGTCGAATACGATGATAGCCCTTGGTTTTGCAAATACCCATTGGCTCACTGCCTTAGTTGCATTAGGAGGTGCACTTGCCTTAGGCATACTAACTTATGTGCGTCACTGGCAACAATTTTTAGTGATGATTGTGTCGGCAATTGCTGGAGCTAATGCGATCGTGCTTGCTTTTCTGCTTCTTAATGGACGAGTTTCCATTGAAGGCTTACGTGGTGCAGGTAGTGCAATTCGGTCCGTGTTCAGTGATTCATTGATTTGGTTAGTCATTTGGTTAGGGCTAGCGATCGCAGGTTTTATTGTTCAGTTTCGGGCTTATCGACGCTTCACCTTTTTCAAAGAAGTATTTGTTCAATATTGGAGTTAA
- a CDS encoding cNMP-binding protein (IMG reference gene:2510096459~PFAM: Cyclic nucleotide-binding domain), giving the protein MKTALFLLGELDDDDIDWLIEMGDRQAVAAGTVLIHEGKTISTLFILLEGELSVTTAASHGQEIASVLSGDIVGEMSFVDTRPPSATVTAKQSSIVLSISKEQLAKKLELDGGFAARFYRALAISLSTRLRITVSRLQHFNLPASVDQELSMHDLAKDAKDTVALAKTRLDWLLRRLKDEAV; this is encoded by the coding sequence ATGAAAACCGCGCTGTTTTTGCTAGGGGAATTGGATGATGATGATATTGATTGGCTTATAGAGATGGGCGATCGCCAGGCAGTAGCGGCTGGAACAGTGCTAATTCACGAAGGCAAAACAATCAGTACCCTATTTATTCTGTTGGAAGGGGAACTGAGTGTAACAACAGCAGCATCGCACGGACAAGAAATTGCCAGTGTATTAAGCGGCGACATTGTAGGTGAAATGTCTTTTGTTGACACACGCCCACCATCCGCCACTGTGACTGCGAAGCAGTCGTCAATTGTGCTGTCTATTTCTAAGGAACAATTGGCGAAGAAACTGGAACTGGATGGTGGTTTTGCTGCTCGGTTTTACCGGGCGTTAGCTATTTCGCTTTCAACTCGGTTGCGGATTACAGTCAGTCGTTTGCAACACTTTAATCTGCCAGCTTCCGTGGATCAGGAATTGTCGATGCATGACCTGGCAAAAGATGCGAAAGACACTGTCGCACTAGCAAAAACCCGTCTGGATTGGTTACTCCGACGGCTTAAAGACGAGGCAGTATAG
- a CDS encoding hypothetical protein (IMG reference gene:2510096460), translating to MLLHQRSHLFPTLVASVSLFTSAIAPLTLPLQTIAAPAPITVAQLFPNSSPARNVTLPRGTRIPTYYARAEKIVIAPNETVPLTLTVSRNLRLSNGTVLIPAGSQVTGKIQPVRDGAQFVADTLILPDGTRSPLNARSDVINTRQEVQPGVNGDALIKGSAIGAGAAAILSGILGNRRITLGRVLLGAGAGAAGGLIFGKRKAEVIVIDSKSDLVLTLDSSLTFSRTYY from the coding sequence ATGTTACTCCATCAACGATCGCATCTCTTTCCTACCCTGGTCGCTTCAGTCAGTCTCTTCACGAGCGCGATCGCGCCCCTCACGTTGCCGCTGCAAACGATTGCTGCACCTGCTCCAATAACAGTGGCACAGTTATTCCCCAATTCATCACCAGCTCGCAATGTCACCTTACCCAGAGGCACCCGCATTCCCACCTATTATGCTAGGGCTGAAAAAATCGTCATTGCTCCCAATGAAACGGTTCCGCTAACCCTAACTGTTTCCAGAAACCTGCGCCTTTCCAACGGCACTGTGTTAATTCCAGCAGGGAGTCAGGTCACTGGAAAGATTCAACCTGTAAGAGATGGTGCCCAGTTTGTAGCGGATACCCTGATCTTGCCAGATGGTACTCGTTCTCCACTGAATGCTCGCTCGGATGTGATTAACACCCGGCAAGAAGTGCAACCAGGAGTCAATGGGGATGCCTTGATCAAAGGATCGGCGATCGGAGCAGGAGCAGCTGCAATTTTGTCTGGAATTCTGGGCAACCGCCGGATTACTTTAGGTCGTGTGCTGCTGGGTGCGGGTGCGGGTGCGGCTGGAGGGCTGATCTTTGGCAAACGCAAAGCAGAAGTTATCGTGATTGACTCTAAATCTGACTTGGTTCTGACGTTAGACTCATCCCTCACCTTCAGCCGTACTTATTACTAA
- a CDS encoding homoserine dehydrogenase (IMG reference gene:2510096461~PFAM: Homoserine dehydrogenase, NAD binding domain; Homoserine dehydrogenase; ACT domain), which produces MGFKIGLLGLGTVGTGTAKILLDPVQRHPLVQELELYRVGVKSLQKPRSVKLPAEIVTTDLEAIVTDPAVDIVVEVIGGLEPARSLILKAIEHGKHVVTANKAAIARFGDEIFTAAGKAGVYVLLEAAVGGGIPVIEPLKQSLCSNRIHAVMGIVNGTTNYILTRMQDEGADFAEVLADAQRLGYAEADPTADVDGLDAADKIAILASLAFGGRIKLPEVHCEGIRQVSAADIAYAEKLGFVIKLVAIAKRNPQASCDAPEELQVRVHPTLVPKVHPLASVNDVYNAILVEGEPIGQVMFFGPGAGAGPTASAVVSDILNIAAILKVERGSSKQSNGVPLLDPLLACSHQHYCAIAPMAELFTRFYARFLTNDTPGVIGKLGTCFGNHNVSLESVVQTDVRGDIAEIVVVTHNVREGNFRQALAEIQAMDEIASIPTTLRVL; this is translated from the coding sequence GTGGGATTTAAGATTGGCTTGTTAGGGCTGGGAACTGTGGGCACTGGAACTGCAAAGATTTTGCTTGATCCGGTTCAGCGGCACCCGTTAGTGCAGGAGTTGGAACTGTATCGAGTAGGGGTAAAGTCGCTCCAGAAACCGCGCTCGGTTAAGTTGCCTGCTGAGATCGTGACAACGGATCTGGAAGCAATTGTGACAGACCCAGCAGTGGATATTGTGGTGGAGGTGATTGGAGGCTTAGAACCAGCCCGATCGCTGATTCTCAAAGCCATTGAACATGGAAAACACGTGGTTACTGCAAACAAAGCCGCGATCGCCCGATTTGGTGATGAAATTTTTACAGCAGCGGGAAAAGCAGGTGTTTACGTTCTGCTGGAAGCGGCGGTCGGTGGCGGCATTCCGGTAATTGAACCGCTGAAACAATCGCTCTGTTCCAACCGAATTCACGCTGTGATGGGAATTGTGAATGGCACCACAAACTACATCCTGACCCGGATGCAAGACGAAGGAGCCGATTTTGCAGAAGTGTTAGCAGATGCTCAGCGGCTCGGCTATGCGGAAGCCGATCCAACTGCCGATGTGGACGGGTTGGATGCAGCAGACAAAATCGCAATTCTGGCATCCTTGGCGTTTGGTGGGCGGATTAAGCTGCCAGAGGTTCACTGTGAGGGAATCCGTCAGGTCAGTGCTGCTGATATTGCCTATGCGGAAAAGCTGGGATTTGTAATTAAGCTGGTGGCGATCGCCAAACGAAACCCACAAGCATCCTGCGATGCACCAGAAGAATTGCAGGTACGGGTTCATCCCACGTTGGTTCCTAAGGTACATCCTCTCGCTAGCGTGAATGACGTGTATAACGCTATTTTGGTTGAAGGTGAACCGATTGGGCAGGTGATGTTCTTTGGTCCGGGAGCCGGAGCTGGACCAACTGCCAGTGCGGTTGTGTCTGATATTCTCAACATTGCTGCCATTCTCAAGGTAGAACGGGGCAGTTCTAAACAATCCAACGGCGTCCCATTGCTCGATCCACTGTTGGCATGTTCTCATCAGCACTATTGCGCGATTGCGCCAATGGCTGAACTTTTCACCCGCTTTTATGCTCGTTTTCTCACCAACGATACACCCGGTGTGATTGGCAAACTGGGCACTTGCTTTGGCAATCACAACGTCAGCCTGGAATCGGTGGTACAAACAGACGTGCGGGGAGATATCGCTGAAATTGTGGTGGTAACCCACAATGTGCGCGAAGGCAATTTTCGGCAAGCACTAGCTGAAATTCAAGCCATGGACGAGATCGCCAGCATTCCTACAACCTTAAGAGTCCTTTAA
- a CDS encoding ADP-heptose:LPS heptosyltransferase (IMG reference gene:2510096462~PFAM: Glycosyltransferase family 9 (heptosyltransferase)), translating to MRIVALVPGGIGDQILFFPTLDDLKKTYPESQIDVVVEPRAAAAYRVSKSVRDVIPFDFKGRNSLADFGNLLGVIRDREYDVALSLGQRGAVGFLLWLTGIPIRVGFAGGGGERFLTNPVPLKKDQYAACMYHDLLKGLGIDSPCPDIAVSVPAKDLDWADAERKRLGIGTGGYVIIHGGSSQLAKEKGIDKIYPVDNWKGIIQDFNQRQPDLPIVVVQGPDDQEFVQALLKVNPNLKITSPPDIGKLTAMIAGASLMLCTDSAPMHLAVAVKTYTLALFGPTDPAKLLPNDSRFVGIKSMTGKMEDIVPATVLEKVWGG from the coding sequence ATGCGGATAGTAGCCCTTGTTCCTGGTGGAATTGGCGACCAAATACTGTTTTTTCCAACCCTAGACGATTTAAAGAAAACGTACCCTGAGTCTCAGATTGATGTGGTTGTGGAGCCAAGAGCCGCTGCCGCTTACCGGGTGAGTAAATCAGTTCGAGATGTCATCCCGTTTGACTTTAAAGGACGCAACAGTCTAGCAGATTTTGGCAATTTGCTAGGAGTAATTCGCGATCGCGAGTATGATGTCGCCCTCTCGTTAGGTCAGCGGGGAGCCGTAGGGTTTCTCCTCTGGCTAACAGGCATCCCAATCCGAGTTGGGTTTGCCGGTGGCGGTGGCGAACGATTTTTGACAAACCCCGTCCCGCTTAAAAAAGATCAATATGCTGCGTGCATGTATCATGACCTGTTGAAAGGGCTGGGCATCGATAGCCCCTGTCCCGATATTGCCGTGAGTGTTCCAGCCAAGGATTTAGACTGGGCAGATGCTGAGCGAAAGCGTTTAGGGATTGGTACCGGCGGCTATGTGATCATTCATGGGGGATCAAGCCAGCTTGCAAAAGAGAAAGGCATTGATAAGATTTATCCAGTTGATAACTGGAAAGGGATTATTCAAGATTTCAACCAGCGGCAGCCAGATCTTCCAATCGTAGTCGTGCAAGGACCGGACGATCAGGAATTTGTCCAGGCGCTCCTCAAGGTCAACCCCAACCTCAAAATCACCAGCCCGCCTGACATCGGCAAACTCACTGCCATGATTGCAGGAGCCAGCCTGATGTTGTGTACGGATAGTGCTCCCATGCATCTCGCCGTTGCTGTGAAGACGTACACCCTGGCACTGTTTGGACCAACTGATCCGGCTAAGTTGTTGCCCAATGACAGCCGCTTTGTTGGGATCAAATCTATGACTGGCAAGATGGAAGATATTGTGCCAGCGACAGTATTGGAAAAAGTGTGGGGAGGCTAA